Within the Emticicia oligotrophica DSM 17448 genome, the region TTCTCCATTCTTTGTGGAGGAAATATTGGGGGAAGCTTGTTACTCATGAGTGATGTATGTAATTACTTAGATAAAACCTTTGTCTAACGAATACAAAGTTCGTCAATAATAAAGAAAAAGCCACCTGTTTTTGCAGATGGCACGATATTTTTATTTTTTGTAGGACAGATTTGTAATCTGTCTTTTCAACTTTTCCACTTAATTGCACAGCCTACTGCTTTTGTGCTAGTAGTAACTACTGGTTTTCCAACCATGAGGTTATTCACGGCATCTTCTACGTAGCGTTTGGTTACTCCCGAAGGGTCTTGGGCGTTGTCATCAATGGCACCAATATAGCTTACAATATTTTTCCCGCCTTCTTTTTTCAAAACATAAACTTGTGGTGTACGCATCGCTCCAAATGCTTTTGAAACAACCTGTGTATCATCAGATAAATACGGAAACGGATAAGCTTTTTCTTTGACACGAGCTTGCATATTAGCAAACGAATCTTCTTCGTAAGCATCTGGGTCATTAGGGTTAATCATAATCACGGGATATCCTTGTGCAGCATACTTCCTATCAAGTGCAATGACACGGTCTTCGTAGGATTTGGAAAACGGACAGTGATTTGATGAGAAAACAATAATAAAACCCTTAGCTGAAGAAAAATCAGATAACGCAAGCATTTTCCCATCAACATTTTTGAGTTTAAAATCTGCTACAACATCGCCCAATAAATAGGCCGTAGGGGCAGCAGATGTAGCAACTTTGGGCAAATCGTTGTTTGGACTAGCTTGGGCTGTTTGAAATGCCACGAAAACATAACTTAACAACACTGCTCCGATGATTAAAAACTGCTTTCTCATTGTATTTGATATTAGGTGTACTTGGTTGTGCCTCTTAATAGTTGACGGATTGATAATTAAACCTAAAAAACTATGCCAGCTATTCATCGGCGAATACGATTGTGGTTGAAAACGCTCTAATAACAAAAGTATTTTAAAAAAAGTGCCGAATTTTATCGCTAAGGCTCTGATAGTCAAAAGATTGTTCGTAAAATTCTTTTTTAAAACCATTACTTATTATTGTAGCGGGAATTGCACCTGACCACTGCGGACTTACTTTATCTATCCAGCTATTATAATCGGGTTCGTCTATCAAATAAACTTGTGATTTTATCTGATATTCAGCCACAAATTTTTTTACTGTTTCAATATCTCTTTTAAA harbors:
- a CDS encoding thioredoxin family protein produces the protein MRKQFLIIGAVLLSYVFVAFQTAQASPNNDLPKVATSAAPTAYLLGDVVADFKLKNVDGKMLALSDFSSAKGFIIVFSSNHCPFSKSYEDRVIALDRKYAAQGYPVIMINPNDPDAYEEDSFANMQARVKEKAYPFPYLSDDTQVVSKAFGAMRTPQVYVLKKEGGKNIVSYIGAIDDNAQDPSGVTKRYVEDAVNNLMVGKPVVTTSTKAVGCAIKWKS